The genomic region TGTTTTGATGGGGCAACATTAAACCGAAAATGTCACTTATATTTTCAGCCAAGCGGTGCTGGTGGACCGAACGATGTATATTGCAGGACAGATAGGAATAGAACCTTCCACTGGGCAGCTTGTCCCTGGAGGGGCAAAGGAAGAAGCGAAGCAGGTGAGATGTCTTCTAGCAATAAACTTCTTGTGGTGTTGGCATGTGCTTAGTTAAACATGGACTTAGGAGAAATTGAAGAGGCTTGAAGAGCACATTTCACAACCTCCAAGATGAGGGGAAAAGCAGGAGGAAATAATTCCAACCTGATCTTGTTCTTTTTTCCACTCAAACAATTAGAGGTCTGGAGAGGAATCTGTATTTCATGTAGGAAAGAATCAGTGTTGGTAACAAAGGTCCGGACCCCAGTTAAAAACCTTGGCTTGAGTTGGGGAGAGATTTGTTCTCCTAGCAGCAAAGAGGTGGTGTGAGGTAAATGGATGATGCAGCTCCATCTCATCCTATTACAGGTAATCAATGGATGGTTTAATCCTTGTTTATTAGAAGCTCCCTTTGATTAGTTTccgttttgttctttttttctcgcCTATTGAGGGCCATTGAAGATTTTCTGGGTGAACTTATAGTATAACATGGATGTAGCCAAGTTACAACTCACATTTACATATTATTCATATTACATATTACTCATATTTACATATTTACCCAGGTGGTATTTAAAGTTTTATGTCTCATTTTTCATTAGGCTCTAAAGAACATGGGAGAAATCCTGAAAGCTGTGGGCTGTGACTATAGCAATGGTAAGTGCTGCTCTGATGGTGGCAAACATGGTTGTTTTcacctggattaaaaaaaaaatgctgtgtgcTAAACATTCAGTTGTTATCACTAGCTGGAAGAAATGAAAGGAATCATGAGTCtgggttaaaaaaataatctttgcaATGGGTATCAATGGAATACTGCCTTTCACCAAAAGTTTCTGCCCATGGTGCAAATATTTTAACTCTAACTGGGAAAGCTCAGGCATAGACAGAGCTGCAACCAACTGAAGGTATTTCCTAGGCTTTGCTCCAGGTAAAAACAAGTTTATATCTATGGTGTTAATATTCTAAGCACTTTTAATACTTTTTTGGGAGGACTTTGTGGAGCCAAACCAAGATTAATGTTGGCTTGGGCAGTCATGGATAAAAAATTCTAGCATAGACTACATTGTCAGGCCTTTGTTGGAGTTTTCTCTTGGCAGTAGATATTATATATGATATAATTTATTGCCAACAGTTGGCTTACAACAGCTTTTTTAATGTACCTGCTTACCGATTCTGTGCCTCTTGGAAGAATTTGGTTTAGACTGAAATTTAAAATGGATATTTTCAGGGCTGGTCAGGAATTCCTTAAAGTTTTATTATGTACTAggtattcagattttttttttttaggtggcaACTATCTAGGTGGTCAATATCTGTATGCAAAACTTCTAAAAGTGTTTAGAACATGCAAGAGAAACTTATGAAATAAAAGCAAGAAGTGCACTAAAGATTTTCAACATTTGCATACAAGTTAGGGGTCTAAAATAACTGTGTTTATGTAATTTTTAGTTGTGAAAGCTACAGTTTTGATGGCAGACATGAAGGACTTCAATGATATTAATGATATTTACAGACAATGTAAGtagatttttattgttgtttctgTTTCACTAGTATTGCTTGTGTAACAAATTACATTCACAGTAAGGAAAGTGTTTCAGTGACTCAGGTGATATAGTTCCAGATTTTTTGAGATTTcagtaaaaataacataaaaaaataattgtgaGCCCGAGTTCAAGTACAGCCTAATTTCCTGTGCCTTTATGTCCTACCACACCATGCCTCACAGTCATGTGAAGATCAGCCTCTGCTATCCCTACAGTTTGATGTTCTGTGCCTCTAGCTTAGTAGATGCTGTGTTGTCCCTAATATAATTCTACTATAGATACCCTTCAAATGCTTAATTTTAGATTTTGTATTTCTATTTGTGTAGTGTCTGTGTGTATCTTTGAATGATTTGTGGGTTATTGTTAAAGGTTTCACTTTTTGTACAAGGATGAGCCATGCTGCTCCACTAGAGAATAGAAGAATAATGCTTGTTTAACAGAATTGAATGTAGAATGAAATAGGTGATTCCAATGAGCCATATTATGCAAGGAATTTGGGAGAGTATGCACATAAGCTCCTTATTTATATAGCTTTGGGTTTTATTTAGATAGCAATATCTGGTCTTGAATGAAGTCTTGTGTTGATGAGCTACCGAGTGTTCTGCATGTCAAAATGGAATTTTGTGTTTAAGCATGGTAAAAACAGCCCAGCTGGATACTTAGTTACTTGTTGCCTCCTACCTGTAGTTCAAGGAAGCACTTAGTTGCTGTTCTTTGATTGTGGGTTATTATCCTGCCCTGTCAGTCCAGGACCCTGAAATTACTGTTTGTAAGCTTTGTGTTAACTCTCACTAGTAAAACTTGCAGTTGATTATGCAA from Patagioenas fasciata isolate bPatFas1 chromosome 2, bPatFas1.hap1, whole genome shotgun sequence harbors:
- the RIDA gene encoding 2-iminobutanoate/2-iminopropanoate deaminase isoform X2, whose translation is MASLVKKIISTSKAPAALGPYSQAVLVDRTMYIAGQIGIEPSTGQLVPGGAKEEAKQALKNMGEILKAVGCDYSNVVKATVLMADMKDFNDINDIYRQFFKANFPARAAYQVAALPKGARVEIEAIAIQGPLQDASA
- the RIDA gene encoding 2-iminobutanoate/2-iminopropanoate deaminase isoform X3; this encodes MLCGSLCFKLKQKFVVQRPVPQTKQNVVGKKIKKPVCLVHKHVFYQQGCISQAVLVDRTMYIAGQIGIEPSTGQLVPGGAKEEAKQALKNMGEILKAVGCDYSNVVKATVLMADMKDFNDINDIYRQWCPS